A single region of the Thermococcus paralvinellae genome encodes:
- a CDS encoding DUF835 domain-containing protein codes for MIGIYDKVTFISDIVNFIFVLAVFAVTFKYRHGFVNKFPSLKGFYYTILVSLGIAVVGNVIDVLDNLVIQGHYLGSQFTDQLTSWIYAITIAFIGISWIKVIVNIVERYNPVPVVREDIEKTAEMNLDPGLYICTNENKCYNYFKGLLAERPGLVISRNPPEIVRETLGLKETPILWLTKIERKDTVYPTNLPYLMQTLVDFMKKEGKPKVILLKGIEYLITENGFKNIFKFLATLKDYAIVTGSIVLIPIESKAYEDKDFHLLIREFRVIE; via the coding sequence ATGATTGGCATATACGATAAGGTGACATTTATCTCGGATATCGTAAATTTCATTTTTGTACTGGCAGTTTTTGCAGTTACATTTAAGTATCGACATGGTTTTGTAAATAAATTTCCATCCCTAAAGGGATTTTATTACACAATCCTAGTAAGCCTTGGAATAGCAGTTGTGGGGAATGTAATTGATGTCCTAGATAATTTAGTAATCCAAGGACATTACCTAGGAAGTCAATTCACAGATCAGTTAACGAGTTGGATATATGCAATAACAATAGCCTTCATAGGAATTAGTTGGATAAAAGTCATAGTGAATATAGTAGAGAGATATAATCCAGTTCCAGTAGTTAGAGAAGACATTGAAAAAACAGCAGAAATGAATCTTGATCCAGGACTTTATATTTGCACCAATGAAAACAAATGTTACAACTATTTTAAGGGGTTACTGGCTGAGCGTCCCGGGCTTGTAATTTCAAGAAATCCCCCAGAAATTGTCAGAGAGACTCTAGGACTTAAGGAAACACCAATACTGTGGCTAACAAAGATCGAGAGGAAAGACACCGTGTATCCAACGAATCTCCCTTATCTGATGCAGACTCTTGTTGACTTTATGAAAAAAGAGGGAAAACCAAAGGTCATACTTCTGAAGGGTATTGAATACCTAATTACCGAAAATGGCTTCAAGAACATTTTTAAGTTTCTAGCAACTCTCAAAGACTATGCGATAGTAACTGGCTCAATAGTCCTAATACCAATTGAAAGCAAAGCTTACGAAGACAAAGACTTTCACCTGTTGATAAGAGAATTCAGAGTTATAGAATGA
- a CDS encoding EamA family transporter: MTSYIFYALLSALFAALVAIFGKLGLENVDSTLATTIRAGVMFFFLLSFSLATGKLNLNLNTRFWVFIMLSGVAGALSWLFYFMALKNGNVSTVVAIDRLSIVFALLFAWFIFKEEVTIRTLIGALLIVVGAIMVSMK; this comes from the coding sequence ATGACTTCCTACATTTTTTATGCTCTGCTTTCGGCACTGTTTGCAGCTTTGGTGGCAATTTTTGGAAAGTTAGGTCTTGAAAACGTTGATTCAACGCTAGCAACAACAATAAGGGCTGGTGTGATGTTTTTCTTTCTGCTGTCCTTTTCACTTGCAACAGGAAAGCTAAACCTGAATCTCAATACGCGCTTTTGGGTTTTCATAATGCTATCTGGAGTTGCTGGAGCTTTGAGCTGGCTTTTTTATTTTATGGCATTGAAAAATGGGAATGTTTCAACAGTCGTTGCAATAGACAGGCTGAGCATTGTATTTGCGTTACTCTTTGCGTGGTTTATCTTTAAAGAGGAGGTTACAATAAGGACTTTGATTGGGGCATTACTGATTGTTGTTGGAGCAATTATGGTTTCAATGAAGTGA
- the glmM gene encoding phosphoglucosamine mutase, protein MGKYFGTSGIREVVNEKLTPELALKVGKALGTYLGGGKVVVGMDTRTSGEMLKNALISGLLSTGVDVIDIGLSPTPLTGFAIKLYEADAGVTITASHNPPEYNGIKVWQPNGMAYTSEMENELEKIIESEAFKKASWNEIGKLSHADPKEEYIRRILDIIELENSYTVIVDTGNGAGSLVSPYLQRELGNKVISLNAHPSGYFVRELEPNAKSLDWLAKTVKVMKADVGIAHDGDADRIGVVDDQGNFVEYEVMLSLISGYMLRKFGKGKIITTVDAGFALDDYVKPLGGEVVRVKVGDVAVAEGIVKENAVFGGEPSGTWIIPQWNLTPDGIFAGALVIEMIDKLGPLSELAKEVPRYVTMRAKISCPNEKKRKAMEIISKEALNSFEYERLIDIDGIRIENDGWWILFRPSGTEPIMRITLEAHTREKAEELMKKAKELVERAIKEA, encoded by the coding sequence ATGGGAAAATACTTCGGAACAAGCGGGATTAGAGAAGTAGTCAATGAAAAACTAACTCCGGAGCTAGCTTTAAAAGTTGGAAAGGCTTTGGGAACTTATCTCGGCGGGGGAAAAGTTGTTGTTGGCATGGACACCAGAACTTCTGGAGAGATGCTCAAGAATGCTCTAATTTCTGGTCTTCTAAGCACTGGTGTTGACGTCATTGATATTGGCCTCTCTCCTACTCCCTTGACGGGCTTTGCGATAAAGCTTTACGAAGCGGATGCTGGAGTAACAATCACGGCCTCACACAATCCCCCAGAATATAATGGAATTAAGGTCTGGCAGCCCAATGGAATGGCATATACAAGTGAGATGGAGAATGAGCTGGAAAAAATTATAGAAAGTGAAGCCTTCAAAAAAGCAAGCTGGAATGAAATTGGAAAGCTGAGCCATGCAGATCCGAAGGAAGAATATATCAGGAGGATTTTGGATATAATTGAGCTTGAAAATTCCTACACTGTGATTGTTGATACAGGAAATGGTGCAGGTTCTCTTGTTAGCCCCTATCTTCAGAGGGAACTTGGCAACAAAGTTATAAGCCTCAACGCTCACCCTTCTGGATACTTCGTCCGCGAGCTGGAGCCGAATGCGAAAAGTCTTGACTGGCTTGCCAAAACTGTGAAAGTCATGAAAGCTGATGTGGGCATAGCTCATGACGGAGATGCTGACAGAATTGGCGTCGTTGATGATCAGGGCAACTTTGTTGAATATGAAGTTATGCTGAGCTTAATCTCGGGCTATATGCTAAGGAAGTTTGGAAAAGGAAAGATAATTACGACGGTTGATGCCGGCTTTGCTCTTGATGATTACGTTAAGCCCTTAGGTGGAGAAGTTGTTAGGGTTAAAGTTGGTGATGTTGCAGTTGCTGAGGGTATAGTTAAGGAAAATGCGGTCTTTGGTGGAGAGCCAAGTGGGACTTGGATAATTCCCCAGTGGAACCTCACTCCCGATGGTATCTTTGCCGGTGCGCTTGTCATTGAGATGATTGATAAGTTGGGGCCTTTGAGCGAATTGGCTAAGGAAGTGCCTAGATATGTCACAATGAGGGCTAAAATCTCCTGTCCTAACGAAAAGAAAAGAAAAGCCATGGAGATAATCTCAAAGGAGGCTTTAAACAGCTTTGAGTATGAAAGACTAATTGACATTGACGGGATAAGGATAGAGAACGATGGATGGTGGATTCTCTTTAGACCAAGCGGAACAGAACCGATAATGAGAATTACACTTGAGGCTCACACAAGGGAGAAAGCTGAGGAGCTGATGAAAAAGGCGAAAGAATTAGTGGAGAGAGCGATAAAGGAGGCTTAG
- a CDS encoding BtpA/SgcQ family protein — MNFERKVLIGMVHLKPLPGSYLYDGNTDEIVEHAIDEAKKLEKAGFDAVMVENFGDVPFPKTVEKITVAAMSVIAKAIREEVSLPLGINVLRNDGIAAYSIAYAVKADFIRVNVLSGVAYTDQGIIEGIAYELTKLRKLLPSKIKVFADVHVKHAYHFGEFEDALRDTVERGLADAVIISGRATGSEVDLEKLKKAKEISPVPVIVGSGTTYDNLPKLWKYADGFIVGTWIKKDGKTKNDIDLRRAKKLVELANELRNW; from the coding sequence ATGAACTTCGAGCGAAAAGTTCTGATTGGGATGGTTCATCTCAAACCCTTGCCAGGTTCATACCTTTATGATGGAAACACTGACGAAATAGTAGAGCATGCAATTGACGAAGCAAAAAAGCTTGAAAAAGCGGGCTTTGATGCCGTAATGGTTGAGAACTTTGGAGATGTGCCTTTTCCAAAAACTGTTGAGAAAATAACGGTAGCAGCTATGAGTGTCATTGCAAAAGCCATTCGGGAGGAAGTTTCTCTTCCTTTGGGCATAAACGTCCTGAGGAACGATGGGATAGCGGCTTATTCAATAGCCTACGCTGTGAAAGCGGACTTCATAAGAGTAAATGTTTTGAGCGGGGTTGCATACACTGACCAGGGAATAATAGAAGGCATAGCCTATGAGCTTACAAAGCTGAGGAAACTCTTGCCAAGCAAAATAAAGGTTTTCGCAGATGTTCATGTTAAACATGCGTATCACTTTGGAGAATTTGAAGATGCATTGAGGGATACAGTTGAGAGGGGCTTGGCTGACGCTGTAATTATCAGCGGAAGGGCAACTGGTAGTGAAGTTGATTTGGAGAAGCTCAAAAAGGCGAAGGAAATTTCCCCAGTTCCAGTTATTGTAGGCTCAGGTACAACCTACGACAACCTTCCAAAGCTATGGAAGTATGCTGATGGCTTCATAGTGGGGACATGGATTAAGAAAGATGGAAAAACAAAGAATGATATTGACCTGAGAAGAGCCAAGAAATTAGTGGAGCTTGCGAACGAGTTGAGAAACTGGTAA
- a CDS encoding SBBP repeat-containing protein gives MKRKIVLTLGILIFLFSSSSIPKTSAQNEDYKLIYGTYFGWGNSWDSILSIDVKDGEVYVTGNHARGLDNVDIYYAKFTKSGRDVEYIRFFGGSGGEEVTKIRVDRNGNIYLFGKTSSRDMPTKNAFQSKLIGTSDLFIIKFSPNGELIFSTYFGGEYLEEPYDMEVDGEGNVYIAGYTKHTWGEDNNLKHIPLKNEKIGVEGIKKFNFYTRPFIAKFDTNGNLIFSTYWSLHEIKLAPVKDGLYIGGHTVDPGYYITPDAFDSVCGIKDQECNPQAGNSDIAITKLDNNLNIVYSTFIGSTGADYLKDLYVDEEGYVYGVGVQAWKNNDFPLKNPSMTKPEGDGADYGIVFKMTPTLSALVYSTYFMREASVHSIRAENGESYIIGITRDANGSHLTTPNALMPKDTSSLTHNAFFAKLDSNGHILYCTLLGGHEGEHTQREWASEIAVENGEVYIGGYTRAYDFPITKDSFKEKPGKDFSYLAEGYIVKFGFKDYSPQLPKITLNKTISIGESVWGKDIKEVSDGYAILAASDGNPSYPILVKTDKEGNLIWFKKYTDIIGDFPSLTLENDGYLIFGTMKGKATLIKTDLSGNILWSKNYAEHGIFQRGREIIKVQDGYILMGSTDGTWGGSRGIYRELFLVNVDKNGNLLWESYINVEKLGMSPDMMPHQVKKTKDGYIIVGDTVKTEKSNTARIFVIKTNLEGKEEWVKYLGKNSDKKEDYAVGFSVEVLDNGYLVTGYVYNNLFGGSDLYIARLDLAGNLIWEKVEGKVENDEPVKILKADDGFVLFDRGMENAWTDKKGYFFKFNDRGIKEYSLDVDMPKQDWALAMERVSDGYLLLLSSDSFSNTRDLWLIRVEAPKDKSPSIGTSTSTPTSKTSTIVGTENITETAKEMATSATEKAKEVAKGVCGPGVIVAVILLPLILRGRNDIGKGA, from the coding sequence ATGAAACGGAAAATTGTATTAACACTTGGGATTTTGATATTCCTGTTTAGTTCTAGTTCTATACCTAAAACTTCGGCTCAAAACGAGGACTACAAACTAATCTATGGGACATATTTTGGATGGGGAAACTCTTGGGACAGCATACTAAGTATTGATGTAAAAGATGGAGAGGTTTATGTTACTGGGAACCATGCTAGGGGACTTGACAATGTGGACATCTACTATGCGAAGTTCACAAAAAGTGGAAGGGATGTTGAGTATATTCGCTTCTTTGGTGGAAGTGGGGGCGAAGAAGTTACAAAAATTAGGGTTGATAGAAATGGCAACATATACCTCTTTGGAAAGACTTCATCCAGAGACATGCCTACGAAAAATGCCTTTCAAAGTAAGCTGATTGGCACCAGTGACTTGTTCATTATTAAATTCTCCCCTAATGGTGAGCTAATTTTTTCCACTTACTTTGGGGGTGAATATCTTGAGGAACCATACGATATGGAGGTTGATGGCGAGGGTAATGTATACATAGCCGGCTACACCAAGCACACATGGGGTGAGGATAATAACTTGAAGCACATTCCTCTAAAAAATGAGAAAATAGGTGTGGAAGGCATAAAGAAGTTTAACTTTTATACAAGGCCATTTATAGCAAAGTTTGACACAAATGGCAACTTGATATTCTCAACTTATTGGTCTCTCCATGAGATAAAGCTTGCCCCAGTTAAGGACGGCCTTTACATTGGTGGACATACTGTTGATCCGGGGTATTATATCACACCGGACGCGTTCGATAGTGTATGTGGAATTAAAGACCAAGAATGCAATCCACAAGCAGGAAACAGCGATATAGCAATAACAAAGCTTGACAATAATTTGAACATCGTTTACTCCACCTTCATAGGATCAACTGGAGCGGATTATCTCAAAGACCTCTATGTGGATGAAGAGGGCTATGTATATGGTGTTGGAGTTCAGGCATGGAAAAATAATGACTTTCCGCTCAAAAATCCATCCATGACAAAGCCTGAGGGAGATGGGGCTGATTACGGTATTGTTTTCAAGATGACGCCTACACTAAGTGCCCTTGTGTATTCTACGTACTTCATGAGGGAAGCTTCAGTTCACTCAATTAGGGCTGAGAACGGTGAGTCGTACATAATAGGCATAACCCGGGATGCCAACGGTTCCCACTTAACCACTCCAAATGCTCTCATGCCAAAAGACACTTCCTCGTTAACACACAACGCTTTCTTTGCGAAGCTTGATTCAAACGGCCACATTTTATATTGTACGCTCTTAGGGGGCCACGAAGGGGAGCATACCCAAAGAGAATGGGCATCCGAAATAGCTGTTGAGAACGGTGAAGTCTACATAGGGGGCTATACCAGAGCATATGACTTTCCAATTACAAAAGATTCCTTCAAAGAAAAGCCTGGCAAAGACTTCTCTTATCTTGCTGAAGGCTACATCGTCAAATTTGGCTTTAAAGACTACTCTCCTCAGCTCCCCAAGATCACACTCAACAAGACTATCTCAATAGGTGAAAGCGTTTGGGGAAAGGACATCAAGGAGGTAAGTGACGGCTATGCAATTTTAGCGGCATCTGATGGGAATCCAAGCTATCCAATACTTGTGAAAACTGATAAAGAGGGCAATCTCATTTGGTTTAAGAAGTACACTGACATAATTGGTGACTTCCCATCTCTGACCCTTGAAAACGATGGCTACCTGATCTTTGGAACCATGAAAGGTAAAGCCACACTTATAAAAACCGACTTAAGTGGGAACATCTTGTGGAGCAAAAACTATGCAGAACATGGGATTTTCCAGAGAGGAAGAGAGATCATAAAAGTTCAGGATGGTTATATCTTAATGGGTTCCACCGATGGAACTTGGGGTGGAAGTAGGGGGATTTATAGGGAGTTGTTCTTGGTAAACGTAGATAAAAATGGCAATCTTTTATGGGAGAGCTACATTAATGTTGAAAAGCTCGGAATGAGTCCAGATATGATGCCTCATCAAGTTAAGAAAACCAAGGACGGCTACATAATAGTTGGGGATACTGTAAAAACGGAAAAGAGCAACACGGCTAGAATATTTGTCATCAAGACGAACTTAGAGGGGAAGGAAGAGTGGGTTAAATATCTTGGAAAGAACAGCGATAAAAAGGAAGATTACGCAGTGGGCTTCAGTGTAGAAGTTCTGGACAACGGATATCTTGTAACAGGTTACGTGTACAACAACCTTTTCGGAGGAAGTGACCTCTACATCGCGAGACTTGATTTAGCTGGCAATTTGATATGGGAAAAGGTTGAGGGAAAAGTAGAAAATGATGAACCAGTTAAAATCCTAAAAGCTGATGATGGCTTTGTGCTCTTTGACAGAGGAATGGAGAATGCTTGGACAGATAAGAAAGGCTACTTCTTCAAATTCAACGATAGAGGTATTAAAGAGTACTCTCTTGATGTAGATATGCCAAAACAAGATTGGGCACTGGCTATGGAGAGAGTTAGCGACGGATATTTGCTCTTATTGTCAAGCGACTCTTTCAGCAATACTCGTGACCTTTGGCTTATCAGAGTAGAGGCTCCAAAGGATAAATCGCCCTCTATAGGCACCTCAACAAGCACACCAACATCAAAAACTTCCACAATCGTAGGGACTGAGAATATTACAGAAACCGCCAAAGAGATGGCAACTAGTGCGACAGAAAAAGCTAAGGAAGTTGCTAAGGGAGTCTGCGGACCAGGAGTGATAGTTGCAGTGATCCTTCTGCCATTAATCTTGAGAGGAAGGAACGATATAGGGAAAGGTGCTTAA
- a CDS encoding PH domain-containing protein, with protein sequence MSKKLPKGVLENLYPDEDVLYAIKKKFSLEAKPKWLVVTDRRILYVDEKILGRYELTAVPYEKLELVYVKVGKMYSEFIIKKEYGDEIRLSRMDKEEARKAMEAIRDALNEIAVEPVSIERKKHLMSEEWIIHKPKEAVSRSIRMEPRKFKEKKEEDPLEKLKKLKELYDMGVIAREEYEEKRKKLLEKI encoded by the coding sequence ATGAGTAAAAAACTTCCAAAAGGTGTTTTAGAGAATCTCTATCCAGATGAAGATGTTCTTTATGCTATAAAAAAGAAGTTCAGCTTGGAAGCAAAGCCTAAGTGGTTAGTTGTAACAGATAGGAGAATTTTGTACGTTGATGAAAAGATTTTAGGGAGATATGAACTGACCGCTGTTCCCTATGAGAAGCTCGAACTCGTTTATGTGAAGGTTGGCAAAATGTATTCAGAGTTCATAATCAAGAAAGAATACGGAGATGAGATTAGGCTTAGTAGAATGGACAAAGAAGAAGCAAGAAAAGCTATGGAAGCTATAAGAGATGCTCTAAACGAGATTGCTGTTGAGCCTGTGAGCATTGAGAGAAAGAAGCACCTAATGAGTGAGGAGTGGATTATCCACAAGCCAAAGGAAGCTGTGAGCAGATCAATTAGAATGGAGCCAAGGAAATTTAAGGAAAAGAAAGAGGAAGATCCTCTTGAGAAGCTCAAGAAGTTGAAAGAACTCTATGACATGGGTGTTATAGCCCGAGAGGAGTACGAAGAAAAGAGGAAAAAGCTTTTAGAGAAGATTTAG
- a CDS encoding alpha-amylase family glycosyl hydrolase, which produces MRKLIGILLLIVLLPSSYAYQIPEKGIIYQIMVDRFYDGNKSNNQPFYDPTHSNYRLYWGGDLEGIIENLDYIKSLGVSMIWLSPVNDNINRMASGSAPYHGYWTRDYKRIEEHFGNWRIFKTLVKEAEKRGICIIVDFVPNHSNPATDGEFGSLYDNGTLVTNYYSDSKNATLNPYTGSLEDIYHHNGNIKIWEGFELKYGNLFGLADFNQLNPWVDGYLKDGASLFVRSGICGFRIDAVKHMDLGWLTQFYAHLYMQEPLFIFGEYYKINFEKDDDMFYFYQYSNVSSQLSIPIRNDIVRTFAFGGSLKTLARELEEYYSHFVYPNKAVNFLDNHDLPRYLSESKNLDRYHMALSLVMTLPGIPVIYYGDESYLVSKEGKGDPYNRPMMKFDNQTEAARIIRILAELRKKNNALAYGNFEAIYADYNTWVFERNFGSEKVLVVVNKVDSKNLTLSLNWSNGIYRDVLYGVKMQVKDGKAEISAPKNKVLVFSYEGKQEKPLIGSITPYIAQPDQKIILGGAGFGKSGNVFIEGVRAEVLEWSDEMIVFRMPKLNTQKAWVDVYVETDGKRSNKVKLRYLNGNEEAFLLVLNASNLMGQIWIKGNISELAEPIPLMRSRTGYYFQVISLPINTSFSVDLYSGLPWEKLEPLNMTLYGESINKTIILTKTKQAPKYTQTITRTTIQSPSTSICGAGLILMLSLIVLLKKR; this is translated from the coding sequence ATGAGAAAGCTGATTGGCATATTACTCCTGATTGTCCTTCTACCAAGTAGCTATGCATATCAAATTCCAGAAAAAGGCATCATTTATCAGATAATGGTTGACCGTTTTTACGATGGGAATAAGAGCAATAATCAGCCTTTTTACGATCCGACTCATAGTAATTATCGCCTTTACTGGGGTGGGGATTTAGAAGGAATAATTGAGAATCTTGACTATATCAAAAGCTTAGGAGTTTCGATGATATGGTTATCTCCGGTCAATGACAATATAAATCGCATGGCCTCAGGCTCTGCGCCTTATCATGGGTATTGGACAAGAGATTATAAGAGAATAGAGGAACATTTCGGTAACTGGAGAATTTTCAAAACCCTAGTTAAAGAAGCAGAGAAAAGAGGAATTTGCATAATTGTTGATTTTGTTCCAAATCATTCGAATCCAGCAACTGACGGTGAATTCGGTTCTCTTTATGACAACGGCACTCTTGTCACAAACTATTATTCTGACAGCAAAAATGCAACGTTAAATCCTTACACGGGAAGCTTGGAGGATATTTATCATCACAATGGCAACATTAAGATATGGGAAGGATTTGAGCTTAAATATGGGAATCTTTTTGGTCTGGCAGACTTTAATCAGCTAAATCCTTGGGTTGATGGGTATCTCAAAGATGGTGCGAGTTTGTTTGTTCGAAGTGGTATTTGTGGATTTAGAATTGATGCGGTCAAACATATGGACTTGGGCTGGTTGACTCAGTTCTATGCTCATTTGTACATGCAAGAGCCTCTCTTTATCTTTGGTGAGTACTATAAGATTAACTTTGAAAAAGATGATGATATGTTCTACTTTTATCAATATTCCAATGTTTCTTCCCAGCTCAGCATTCCAATAAGGAACGACATTGTGAGGACGTTTGCCTTTGGTGGAAGTCTCAAGACTCTTGCAAGAGAGCTCGAAGAATATTACTCTCACTTCGTTTATCCGAATAAGGCAGTTAACTTCCTCGACAATCATGATTTGCCCAGATATCTAAGCGAAAGTAAAAATCTCGATAGGTATCACATGGCATTGAGCTTAGTAATGACGTTGCCTGGCATTCCGGTGATTTACTATGGTGATGAAAGTTATCTGGTCAGCAAAGAAGGAAAGGGTGATCCATATAACAGACCAATGATGAAGTTTGACAACCAAACAGAGGCTGCAAGAATAATCAGAATTCTTGCAGAACTTAGAAAGAAGAACAACGCCCTCGCTTATGGAAATTTTGAGGCAATTTATGCTGATTACAACACTTGGGTCTTTGAGAGGAACTTTGGTAGCGAGAAAGTTTTGGTTGTTGTGAACAAAGTGGACAGCAAAAACTTAACCCTTAGCTTAAACTGGAGCAACGGAATTTACAGAGATGTTCTTTATGGAGTTAAGATGCAAGTTAAAGATGGAAAAGCTGAGATTTCAGCCCCTAAAAACAAAGTGCTTGTGTTCAGTTATGAGGGCAAGCAAGAGAAACCCTTAATCGGATCTATAACTCCATATATCGCGCAACCAGATCAAAAAATTATTCTCGGTGGAGCCGGATTTGGAAAAAGTGGAAATGTGTTTATTGAAGGAGTAAGAGCAGAAGTCCTTGAATGGAGTGATGAGATGATAGTTTTTAGAATGCCCAAGCTGAACACTCAAAAAGCTTGGGTTGATGTTTACGTTGAAACGGATGGAAAGAGAAGCAACAAAGTTAAGCTTCGGTATTTGAATGGAAACGAAGAAGCATTTTTGCTCGTTTTAAATGCGTCTAACTTGATGGGTCAGATATGGATTAAAGGCAACATCTCCGAATTGGCCGAACCAATTCCATTGATGAGGTCTAGAACTGGCTATTATTTCCAAGTCATTAGCCTTCCTATAAATACCAGCTTTAGCGTGGATTTATACTCTGGCCTACCTTGGGAAAAACTTGAGCCTTTAAATATGACTCTCTATGGAGAATCAATCAACAAAACGATAATTCTAACGAAGACAAAACAGGCTCCAAAGTACACTCAAACAATCACAAGAACTACAATTCAATCTCCCTCAACATCTATCTGTGGGGCGGGTCTAATTTTGATGCTGTCCCTAATAGTTCTCCTCAAAAAGCGCTGA
- a CDS encoding DUF257 family protein, with product MVEQGFEFIFSQLRAGETILIEYTSVSSPEILLYVLEEYCKQHDIPMIIDDMADTLPEFLIRLDLIGLPIEGFKDIPVIKIGGHRDEGNVIGRIEIEKYSLNLQYYDLIYERVVPPKMVYNPVLGIHKLFLINSIKEYGGGIRLLRNISKYVGNKTRIALYFIHKDLTQTKFPELLYLFEEIATSVMQWERSGSTYKLKVVKSANNNILEKIATINFEDIKKM from the coding sequence ATGGTTGAACAAGGATTTGAGTTCATCTTTTCTCAGTTAAGAGCCGGTGAAACCATACTCATCGAGTATACTTCTGTATCATCTCCTGAAATTTTGTTATATGTGCTGGAGGAGTATTGTAAACAACATGATATTCCAATGATTATTGATGACATGGCAGATACTTTACCTGAATTTCTAATTCGATTGGACCTTATAGGGCTACCTATAGAAGGGTTTAAGGACATTCCTGTTATAAAAATAGGTGGTCATAGAGATGAAGGAAATGTCATTGGGAGGATAGAAATTGAGAAGTACTCTTTAAATCTCCAGTATTATGATCTTATTTATGAGAGAGTAGTTCCACCTAAAATGGTGTATAATCCTGTATTAGGAATTCACAAACTTTTTTTAATAAATTCAATAAAAGAATATGGAGGAGGTATCAGATTACTTAGAAACATCTCCAAGTATGTTGGAAACAAAACTAGAATAGCACTTTATTTCATTCACAAGGATTTAACACAAACTAAATTCCCAGAACTCCTTTACTTATTTGAGGAGATTGCAACCTCAGTTATGCAGTGGGAGAGAAGTGGTAGCACTTATAAGTTGAAAGTTGTCAAATCTGCAAACAATAATATTCTCGAGAAAATTGCAACAATAAATTTTGAAGATATCAAAAAGATGTGA
- a CDS encoding TldD/PmbA family protein, with protein MIDELIKILNHKDVEWEIYWEIGRGSSFKIERCELVRAQRKYHSGIGLRIGYKGKIGFSYITGINHDRATLERFVNRTIKLAKVSEVPFHGFPDNNGGNKVKALYDKRIEELSFDDAYATALSLTEKEKEFKEKFGKEYTFSGGLAFGVSTDGIANSNGIEKSEKTTGLSMSIHIVKRSEKSGIGSYYKGFRLMPDFEREISLGLEKALEEVALSYNAKKIDGYKGELILEPHAVASVISILMSNLYGDNVYHRRSRFSKVGDTIASESFTLIDDATLEGKLGSYSFDGEGNPSQRNVLIENGILKSFLFDETYAKLMNTESTGNAVRDFRTTPHIGNSNVIVDGKRENLGDLDKAVILKRVFGEHTANPVSGDFSLTVELGYIIENGEVRPFKDNMFVGNIFELINSIISVGKEKEEVGSFISPRVLAFGKII; from the coding sequence ATGATAGATGAATTAATTAAAATCCTCAATCACAAAGACGTTGAGTGGGAGATTTACTGGGAAATAGGGAGAGGAAGCTCCTTTAAGATTGAGAGATGTGAGCTGGTGAGAGCTCAGCGTAAATATCATTCTGGTATTGGACTGAGGATTGGATATAAAGGGAAAATCGGCTTCTCATACATCACTGGGATAAATCACGACAGAGCGACTTTGGAAAGGTTTGTGAACAGAACAATAAAGCTTGCAAAGGTTAGTGAAGTTCCTTTTCATGGATTTCCCGATAATAATGGGGGAAACAAAGTTAAAGCTCTCTATGACAAGAGAATTGAGGAGCTCAGCTTCGATGACGCTTATGCAACTGCTCTCTCCCTAACTGAAAAGGAAAAAGAATTCAAAGAAAAGTTTGGAAAAGAGTACACTTTTTCTGGGGGTTTAGCTTTTGGAGTTTCCACAGATGGAATAGCAAATTCCAACGGGATAGAAAAGAGTGAAAAAACAACTGGGTTGAGTATGAGCATTCATATTGTCAAAAGATCAGAGAAAAGTGGAATTGGAAGCTACTACAAGGGATTTAGACTGATGCCAGACTTTGAGCGAGAGATCTCATTGGGGCTTGAAAAAGCTTTGGAAGAAGTGGCGCTAAGCTATAATGCCAAAAAGATTGACGGATATAAAGGAGAGCTTATTCTGGAACCACATGCAGTAGCATCTGTCATAAGTATCTTAATGTCTAACCTTTATGGGGATAATGTTTATCACAGACGCTCGAGATTCTCAAAAGTAGGGGATACAATTGCAAGTGAGAGCTTTACGCTGATAGATGATGCAACCCTTGAAGGAAAGCTTGGTAGTTATTCTTTCGATGGTGAGGGGAATCCATCCCAAAGGAATGTGCTGATTGAAAACGGTATTCTAAAGAGCTTTCTTTTTGATGAAACCTATGCTAAACTTATGAACACAGAAAGCACAGGAAATGCTGTTAGGGATTTCAGGACAACACCACACATTGGGAACAGCAACGTAATTGTTGATGGAAAGCGGGAGAATTTGGGGGATTTAGATAAGGCTGTCATTCTAAAGCGCGTTTTTGGAGAGCATACTGCAAATCCAGTAAGTGGAGATTTCTCTTTAACAGTTGAGCTTGGCTACATAATTGAAAATGGAGAAGTTAGACCGTTTAAAGATAACATGTTTGTGGGCAATATCTTTGAGTTGATAAACTCAATTATAAGTGTTGGAAAAGAAAAGGAAGAGGTTGGCAGTTTTATCTCTCCAAGAGTACTAGCTTTTGGTAAAATTATATAA